The Impatiens glandulifera chromosome 3, dImpGla2.1, whole genome shotgun sequence genome contains a region encoding:
- the LOC124929463 gene encoding eIF5-mimic protein 1 translates to MSSKERPTLGGTRIKTRKRNITAPLDPAAFADVVVQIYLDNTGDLELVAKSIESSDLNFSRYGDTFFEVIFTGGRTQPGTIKPDEGERHPYSILDCEPKREAILPSVIYIQKILRRKPFLIKNLENVIQRLLQSLELFEEDGRQKLAIFTALAFSQKLSGLPPETVFQPLLKDNLVAKGLVLLFVTDFFKEYLIDNSLDDLISILKRGKMEDNLLDFFPSSKRTAEAISEHFSKAGLVSLVEYNEKKLFEVKLKEMKSTLTTQIAEESEISDVIENVKQHVKDAKLPDVEVVRILWDVIMDAVQWSGKNQQQNANLALRQVKTWASLLNVFCTTGKLELELIYKVQTQCYEDAKLMKLFPDIVRSLYDQDVLAEDTVLHWFQKGSNSKGRQTFVKSLEPFVKWLEEAEEED, encoded by the exons ATGAG CTCGAAGGAGAGACCCACTCTTGG TGGTACGCGGATTAAGACCCGCAAACGGAATATTACTGCTCCTCTGGACCCTGCAGCATTTGCGGATGTAGTGGTCCAGATTTATCTAGATAATACTGGTGATCTG GAACTTGTTGCAAAGAGTATTGAATCTTCAGATCTTAACTTCTCAAGATACGGTGACACCTTCTTTGAG GTCATCTTCACAGGTGGACGCACACAACCTGGAACAATTAAGCCTGATGAAGGGGAGCGCCACCCTTACTCTATACTAGATTGTGAGCCAAAACGTGAAGCCATATTACCATCTGTAATATACATTCAGAAGATCCTGAGAAGAAAGCCTTTTCTCATAAAGAATCTTGAAAATGTTATCCAAAGATTGTTACAGTCACTGGAACTTTTTGAGGAAGATGGACGACAGAAGCTGGCTATTTTCACAGCACTTGCATTTTCTCAGAAGTTGTCAGGTCTCCCTCCAGAGACTGTATTTCAGCCACTGCTCAAGGACAATCTTGTGGCCAAAGGACTAGTGCTCTTGTTTGTAACAGATTTCTTTAAGGAGTATCTTATTGATAACAGCCTTGATGATTTGATTTCAATTCTGAAACGCGGAAAAATGGAGGACAATCTTCTAGACTTTTTCCCTTCTTCTAAGCGGACTGCTGAAGCAATCTCTGAGCATTTCAG CAAGGCAGGGCTTGTATCCTTGGTTGAATATAATGAGAAGAAATTATTTGAGGTAAAGCTTAAGGAAATGAAATCCACATTGACAACACAGATAGCAGAGGAAAGTGAGATATCTGATGTCATCGAGAATGTGAAACAACATGTTAAAGATGCTAAGTTACCTGATGTTGAAGTTGTGAGAATTCTATGGGATGTCATAATGGACGCTGTTCAATGGTCTGGGAAGAACCAGCAGCAGAATGCTAATTTAGCATTGCGCCAG GTAAAAACATGGGCAAGTTTGTTGAATGTCTTCTGCACCACTGGAAAACTTGAGCTTGAGCTCATCTACAAAGTTCAGACCCAATGCTATGAGGATGCAAAGCTGATGAAGTTATTCCCTGATATTGTTAGATCTCTCTATGACCAAGATGTGCTTGCAGAAGATACTGTTCTTCATTGGTTCCAGAAAGGATCAAATTCTAAGGGCAG ACAAACTTTTGTCAAGTCTCTTGAGCCCTTTGTGAAATGGCTAGAAGAGGCTGAAGAAGAGGACTGA